A single region of the Thermodesulfobacteriota bacterium genome encodes:
- a CDS encoding DUF5658 family protein, protein MLTKESVAAKYNRNSSPRLICLWHDRTAVMTIPMGYRLPFSVLFILSCSILDYLFTVRHMITLGLRELNPVMYYLFTLGGYQAFLFKYLMTAGGLLLLCALSRHLRVNWLITGIAVLYSVVTLYHVFLLRFA, encoded by the coding sequence ATGTTGACCAAAGAATCTGTTGCCGCTAAGTATAACAGGAACAGTTCGCCTCGTCTAATCTGCCTGTGGCATGATCGGACAGCCGTGATGACGATACCCATGGGATATCGCCTTCCCTTTTCTGTGTTATTTATCCTCTCCTGCTCAATACTTGATTATCTCTTTACCGTAAGACACATGATCACGCTTGGACTAAGAGAATTGAACCCGGTCATGTATTATCTCTTTACACTGGGCGGGTATCAGGCATTCCTCTTCAAATATCTTATGACCGCCGGAGGCCTGCTCCTGCTCTGTGCCCTGAGCAGGCATCTGCGCGTCAACTGGTTAATTACCGGCATTGCTGTCTTATACAGCGTAGTTACCCTGTATCATGTCTTCCTGCTTCGCTTTGCGTGA